GAAACGGTAGCCCTCGAAGCCCTGGTCGGGCTGGCCGGTGACATCGGGGATGTCGCCCGCCGTCATCGCGACGCGCAGCGTCGTCTGGGCCTGCGCCGGGGCGGGAGCCGTGAGGGCCGCCGCGACCGCGAACGACAAGCCGGCCGCGAGGCGAACGACGGAACTCCGAAATGTCTGAGACGGGTGAGGCATGCAGGCTCCCTCCGGGATGCGAATGAGGTCGTGAGCGGCGTCCCAGGGATTTTAGCAAGGGCCGTGCCAAGCCGGCTCGATTGTGTCCAATCTGATCAACCGACCTGTTTTGGCCCCATGGCCCCGCTCGGAGCCACACCGCCGTCAGAGACTCATTTTCAGCAATATCGGGTTATTTCCGCCTTGATCAGCGGACCAAGCAGACGCCCCACCCGCAACGGCGGAAGTGAGCCCGGACTTCATTGCACACAACTTCGCCAAGGCGACCCGCACCCCGACCGGACTGGCGCGAATGACGCCCACTTTGTGCTGCGCTGCACAATGTTGCGCCGACACGCTCCGGCGGAGCGGCCCCGCCGCTCCGCCAGAGCCCACACCCGACCTCACTCGGCCGCCTGCAGCACAGTGGCGCCGGCGCCGATCGCGGCGATGACCTCGTCGGTCGACTGGACGTCACCGAACAGGGCCAGGATGTTGCCGAGCGTCGCGTTGTGCTCCTCGTCCGTCCGGCAGGCATTGGCGTCGGAGACGAAGACGACCTTGTAGTTCATCATCATCGCGTCGCGCGCGGTCGACTCGCAGCAGACATTCGTCGCCGTGCCGACGATGATCAGCGTGTCGATGCCCCGCTCCTGCAATTGCGCATGAAGCGTCGATGAACCCTCGACAAAGGCACCGAAGCGCTGCTTCTCGACCGCCCAGTCCCCGGGCAGGACCTCCAGCTCTGGATAGATCGCATGGCCGAAGCTGCCGCGCGCGAAGGCGGCGATCATGCGCTGCTTGAAGTCGCCCTTGGTGAAGTTGTCGAACCAGACGCACCAGTCCGCCTGCGTCTCCTCCGTGATCGTGTTCTGGATGTAGACGACGAGGCCGCCGGCGGCCCTGAGCGCCTGCCCGATGCGGTTGACGTTGGGCACGATCTCGCGGGCATAGGGGATTTCGGCCGGCTGGCCCGGCGCCATGAAGCCGTTCTGGAGATCGACCACGATCAGCGCGGTCCGGGCCGGATCGAGCGCCTCGAACAGCCTGACCTTACCGCGCCGCTCGACGACGCGCTGGAGAACGTAATCCGGGATCGCAATGGTGTGCATGGGACGCTCCTGATCGACGGGACGAGGGTCGCGCCGACATGGGCCCCGCCTCGGGCCGCGCCGGCGATAGCTCCACCATCACAGCAAGCCCCATGCCAAGCTCGGGTGATTGTATTCAATGCAGCGCTGCCGCCAAAATGGACGCTTCATGCTGGCGCGAGGCCAGAGCGTCGGGATGAGCGGCTTCTGCGCCCAATAGGCCGCGAAGTAGCCGCCGCTTTATTGGGCTTCTGCGCGCTTGGTCCCCTCTGGACCCCATAGGCCAGCAGGAGAGCTGCTGCCGCCAGCGCCGAGACAGCTTACCTCATTGGATACAATGATGCGGAAATGGCATGGCTGTTGCATCGCCCGGGCCGACGAAAGCGGACCAGAGGACAGGGCGATGAGCGAAGCGAGCACGGCGGATCTGAAGCTCGAACTGGAGGTGCTGCTGCGGCGCGCCGAAGTGGCTGTCCCGGAAGACCGGATGGCCGCCGTCCTGGCCGGCTATGGCGACCTCAAGCGCATGTGCGCGCTGCTGCGCCAGCCGCGCACGGCGGCGGACGAGCCCTCCAACACCTTCTCCCTCGTCACCCTGATGAAGGGGGTCTGACATGCCCGCAACCGGCACCACCAAACCGCTGCACGAACTGTCCATTGCCGAGGCTGGCGCCGCCCTGCGTGCGGGCGAGCTGACAGCAACCGCGCTCGCGCAGGACGCGCTGGCACGGATCGCCGCGCTGGACGGCGCACTGAACAGCTTCATCACCGTCACCGCCGAACGGGCGCTCGCCGATGCTGATGCCGCCGACGCCGCCTTCAAGGCGGGCATCGACGCCGGCCCGATGCAGGGCGTGCCCTATGCGCTGAAGGACATCTACGACACGGCCGGCATCCGCACGACCTGCCACTCCAAGCTGCTGGTCGACAATGTGCCCGCCGCCGATTCCGTCGTGGCGGCCAAGATCAAGGCCGGGGGAGGCGTGCTGCTCGGCAAGCTCTCGACGCATGAATTCGCGCTGGGCGGCCCGAGTTTCGACCTGCCGTTTCCGCCCGCGCGCAACCCGTGGAACCCCGAGCACATTCCCGGCGGCTCGTCTTCCGGGTCGGGCGCGGCGGAGGCTGCAGGGCTGTGCCGCATGGCGATGGGGTCCGACACCGGCGGCTCGATCCGCGGGCCGGCCGCCTATTGCGGCACGGTCGGGCTGAAGCCGACCTATGGACTGGTGTCCCGGCGCGGCGTCTTCCCGCTCTCCTATACGCTCGACCATTGCGGCCCGCTGAGCTGGACGGTCGAGGACGCCGCGATCACCATGGAGGTGATCACCGGGCACGATCCGCTCGATCCCGCCAGTGCCGATGTGCCCGCCCCCGATTTCCGCAGCGGGCTGGGCGGCGATGTCAGCGGGCTGAAGATCGCGCTGCCACGCCATTTCTTCGCGCAGGCCGAGGGCGTCTCGCCCGAGGTCCTGGCGGCGATCGACAAGGCCGCCGATTTGCTGGCGAAGGCCGGCGCGATCGTCGAGGAGGTCACGATCCCCGATTACGAGCTGTTCAACGCCGTCGGGCGGGTGATCATGTTCTCCGAGGCCTTCGCGATCCACGAGAAGGATTACCGCGAGCGCCCGCTCGATTTCGGCCGTCTGACCTTCACCCGTATGATCCTGGGCGCCACCACGAGCGCCGCCGACCTGACCCAGGCCTATCGCCTGCGCCCGGGAGCTGGCGGTGGCGGTCAACCACCAGCTGCTCAAGCAGTACGACGCGATCCTCTGCGCCTCGGCGCTGGCGCCGGCCGCGCGCTTCGACAGCTTCTCGGACGCCTTCCCGCCAAACTGGCCGATCCAGACCATGCCGTTCAACGTCACCGGCAACCCGGCGATGTCGATGCCGGCCGGGTTCTCGGCCTCGGGCCTGCCGCTTTCGGTGCAGATCGTCGGGCGGCCCTTCGACGAGCCGACGGTTCTGCGCATCGGGGCGCAGATCGAGAAGGCGCTGGCCCTGACGGGGCTGCGGCCGGCGACAGCCGCGCTCAGGCAGGCGGCATGAGGCGCCGGTGCGCCGAGGGCCACACCCGGTGCCCCCATGAGCGAGGATGATGCCGGGGCGCGCGCCGTCGCCTTCCTCCCTGACGAGGCGCTGCCGGAGCCGGCTCCGGAGCTTGTCACCGTCGAGGCCTCGGCGGACAGCCTCGCGGCCGCCGCCTCGATCCTCGCAGCCAGTGCTTTGCCGGCTGCGGCGAACGCCCTGCCGACAGCGCGAGCACGCCATCGCGACCGCGCCCGCGGCTGGTGGCGCGCGGCCACGCCCAATCTGCGCGGCTCGCTTCTGATGATCGCCGCCTTCAGCGCCTTCGCGGTGATGATGACGCTGATCAAGCTCGCGGGCGGACGCGTGCCGCTGCCGCAGATCCTGATCGTCCGGCAGCTGGTGATGACGCTGATCCTCGCTCTGGTGGTCGGGCGCGCCCTGCCCCGGATCATGCACACCAGCCGTCCGGGGCTGCAGTTCCTGCGGGGGATGTTCTCGCTCGGCGCCATGCTGTGCGGCTTCACGGCGCTGATCTATCTGCCGATGGCAGAGGCGACGGCGCTGGGCTTCGCGCAGGTGCTGTTCGTGACGCTGCTCGCCATCCTCATCCTGGGCGAGGTCGTCGACCGGCGGCGCTGGATCGCCCTGGCGATCGGCTTCGCCGGGGTCTTCGTCATGCTGCGGCCGGGCGGCGAGGCAATGAGCGGTTATGCGCTGCTCGCCATTCTCGGCGCGCTGTTCGGGGCCGGCATCACGATCTCGGTGCGCGTGCTCGGCCAGTCCGAGCGCACGGAGACGATCCTGTTCTGGCAGGGCGCTGTGGTGCTGATCGCACTTGGCGCACCGGCCGTCTTCCTGTGGACCCATCCGACTCCGGTCGAATGGGTGCTGATGATCGGCATCGGCGTCGTCGGCACGGCCGGGCAATGGCTCGTCACCCGCGCCTACCAGATGGGCGAGGCCTCGGCGCTCGCGCCGCTCGACTTCGTCCGCCTGCTGCTGGCGACGCTGAGCGGCTATCTCGTCTTCGCCGAGCTGCCCAATCTCGTCACCATCGTCGGCGCTGCGCTGGTCGCCGGCGGCACCCTCTATACGATGCGCCACAACGCCGGCGCGCGCCGCCTAGCCGCCACGCCGCTGCCGGACAACCCGCCCGCCTGACACCATCTCCGCCCCTCTGACCCGGACGACGACGCATGACCCATCATCACCTGAAAGCCAGCGGCGCGACCTGCCATTGGGGCTTCTTCGACGCGGCGCTGAAGCCGAAGCTGGTGATCGCCAGCGGCGACACGGTCACCGTCGACACGGTGACCGGCGCTCCGGAAGTCCATCCCAAGCCGGGCAGCGGCTTCACCACCCCGCCCGAGATCGCCGACGTCCATGCCCATGCCGAGAAGACCCTGCCCGGCCATATCCTGACCGGGCCGATCGCCGTCGAGGGTGCTAAGCCCGGCCATGTGCTGGAGGTGCGGATCGAGGATATCCAGCTTCGGCAGGACTGGGGCTACAACGTCATCCGCCCGCTCGCCGGCACGCTGCAGAGCGATTTCCATGATGTCCGGCTGCTGCACATCCCGCTCGACCTCAACGCCAAGATCGGTAAGCTGCCCTGGGGCCTGGAACTGGAACTCGCGCCCTTCTTCGGGGTGATGGGCACGGCGCCGCCGCCGGCCTGGGGCCGCGTAACCTCGATCGTGCCGCGCGCCTTCGGCGGCAATCTCGACAACAAGGAGATGGTCGCGGGCGCGACGATCTTCCTGCCGGTCTTCGTCGAGGGCGGGCTGTTCTCGTGCGGCGACGGCCATGCGGCGCAGGGCGACGGCGAGGTCTGCGTCACGGCGATCGAAACCGCGCTGCAGGGCCGCTTCACCTTCATCCTGCGCGAGGACCTCACCTTCACCTATCCGCGGGCGGAGACGCCGACGCATTACCTGACCATGGGCATGGACCCCGATCTCGACCGCTGCGCCGAGATGGCGCTGCGCGACATGATCGTGCTGATCGGCGAGGTGGCCGGCTTCTCGCGCGAGGACGCCTACACGCTGTGCTCGATCGCCGCCGATCTGCGGGTGACCCAGACGGTCAACGGCTCCAAGGGCATCCACTGCATGCTCGCCAAGAAGCTCCTGCTCCCGAAGGCGGCCTGAGATGGATCTGGGTCTGAAGGGGAAGATCGCGCTGATCACCGGCGGCAGCCGCGGCATCGGCAAGGCCACCGCGTTGCTGCTTGCCGGCGAGGGCGTCCGCCTCGCCATCGCCGCGCGCGGGGCGGACACGCTCGCCGCAACCGCGGCCGAGATCCGGGACGCAGGCGGCGAGGTTCTCACCATCCAGGCGGATTTCCGCAGCCCCGCGGAATCGGCGCGGGCCGTGGCGGAGACCATGGCGGCCTATGGCGGGCTCGACATCCTGATCGCCAATGCCGGCGGCAGCTTCGGCGAGCGCGAGCTGGCCAGCGCCAGCGACGCCGACTGGGAGGAGACCTTCCGCTTCAATGTCGGCCATGCCATCGCGGCGCTGCGCGAAGCGACGCCGGCGCTTACCCGCAGCGACATCGGCAACGCCGTCTTCGTCGCCTCGATCTCCGGCCGTGCTCCGGCCGCGCGAGGCGCGCAATATGCCGCGGCCAAGGCCGGCCTGATCCATGCCGCGCGCTCGCTCGCCTGGGAGCTGGGGCCTCAGGGCATCCGCGTGAACGCCGTCTCGCCAGGCTCGACGATCTTCCCCGGCGGCGGCTGGGAGCGGATCCGGGCCGAGCGCCCCGAGGATTTTGCCAAGTTCGAGGCGGAGGATTTTCCGGCGCAGCGGCTCGGTGCGGTCCAGGAGATCGCCGACGCAATCACCTTCGTCGTCTCGCCGCGCGCGGCGGGCATCAATGCGGCCGACATCCATGTCGATGGCGGCCAGCGGCGGCCCTCGATCCGCTGAGGGTGATCTGCCGCCGCCGGGGGGGGGCGGCGGCAGATCAGTGTGCAATCTCAGGACACGTTGGGCGGCAGGCGGCGGTGCCAATCGGTGTCGCGCTGATAGGCGTCGGCGATCTTGAGAACGCGCGCCTCAGCGAAGGGGCGGCCCTGGATCTGGAAGCCGATCGGCAGGCCGTTGGAATCGAGCCCGCAGGGCACGCTGACCGAGGGCAGTCCGAGATAGTTGATCGGCCGCGTGTTGATCGAGACGTCCTGGAAGGTCTCGATCGCGCCCGGTGTGCCGGCATCGATGTCGGTGGCCAGCAGCGTCGGCACCTTCATCCGCAGCGTCGGCGTGATGAAGGCATCGCAGACGCCGAACACCGCAGCCGCCACCGCCTTCAGGATCGCGCCGCGCCTTGCCAGCGCCTCGAGATAATAGGTGCCGGGAATGCCCTGCGACGGGTAAAGCCGGCCGCTCAGATGCACGGCATAGTCCTGCGGGCGCTGGCGCATCCATTGCGCATGGATCGTGCCGCCCTCGACGCGTGAGACGATGCCGCCATAGGTCGCCACCGCATCCATATGCGGGATCGTGACCGGGACGATGACGGCGCCGCGGGCCTCCAGCACCGCGACCATGGCGTCGAAGGCGGCCTGGACCTCGGGGTCGATGCCGTCGAAGAAGTAGTTGGTGGGCACGCCGATGCGCATGCCCCGGATGTCGCCGGTCAGGGCGGCTTCGTAGTCCGGCACCGGCTCGGCGGACGAGGTCGGGTCCTTGGGATCCTGTCCCGCGATGACGCCGAGGAAGCGCGCGGCATCGCGGGCGGTCTGCGTCAGCGGCCCGACATTGTCGGCCGAGAAGGAGAGCGGCATGACGCCATGGCGCGAGACACGGGTCTGCGTCGCCTTGATGCCGGTGACGCCGCAGATTGCGGCCGGAAGTCGGATCGAGCCGCCGGTGTCGGAGCCGAGCGCACCATAGACCAGCCGCGCCGCGACCGCCGCGCCCGAGCCCGAGGAGGAGCCGCCGGTGCAGTAGTCGGTGTGCCAGGGATTGCGGCAATGGCCGTAATGCTGGTTGTGGCCGGTCGGGTTTTGCGCGAACTCGGCCATGTTCAGCCCGCCCAGCGTCACCGAGCCGGCGTCCTCCAGCCGCTCCATCACGGTGGCGGTGTAGCCCGGGCGGAAATCCTTGCGGATCGCCGAGCCGCAGGTCGAGAGCTTGCCGGCCTTGTAGTACATGTCCTTGTGGGCCAGCGGCAGGCCGTGGAGCGGACCCAGCGTCGCGCCCGATTTCCGCTTCTTGTCGAGCGCCTCGGCGGCTTCGAGCGCGGCGGCGCCCTCCAGCCAGATCGCCGAATTGATCGCCTTGTCGACGCGGGTGAAGGCTTCCAGCGCGACGGTGGTGAGTTCGACGGCGGTGACGGAGCCGTCCTTCAGCGCATCGGCGGCGTCGGTCAGCGAGAGATGCAGGAGCGAGCTTTTCGCGGCGGCGTTCATGACTGCGGCTCCTTCGTTTCCTGGAGCGCGGCCTCGAAGCTCGACGGCTCGTCCTCGAAGGCGAGCTGCCCGCGCAAGGCGGTGAAGCCCGCAATGCTGGCGGCCAGCGCATCGGCCATGATGCCGGCCGCCTCATTGGGCTGGCTGATGCCCGACCATGTCTGCGCCTGGACGGCGACGATGTCCCGCAACGGGGTCTGCATAGCTTTCTCCTCTCTCCATCAGAATGACGAGAAGGATTGTATGCAAACGACGTGCCTGGCCGCTCTTATCGGATGCCATAGCGTGAAATAGGATACATTCGGCTGTACCACCGCTCAGGCGACAGCTGCCTGTGCCCGAAGCAGCATGCCGAACAGGTCGCGCGGTTCGTCGGGGTCGGCGAGGAGGTCGAGTTCGTCATATTCGCGCTGCCGCTGCGCCTCCTGCGCCAGCCAGCGCAGAGCGGAGAAGTCCTCGATCGCAAAGCCGACCGAGTCGAACAGCGTGATCTGGCGCGGATCGTGGCGGCCCGGATGCTGGCCCGCGACGACGCGCCAGAGTTCGGTGACCGGGTGATCCGGAGCCAGCTGCTGAATCTCGCCCTCGATCCGCGTCTGCGGGGGGTATTCGACGAAGATGGCGCTGCGCCTGAGGATGTCGGGATGCAGTTCCGTCTTGCCGGGGCAGTCGCCGCCGACCGCGTTGATGTGAATGCCGGCCCCGACCATGTTGTCGGTGAGAATGGTGGCGCTGGCCTTGTCGGCGGTCGCGGTGGTGACGATCTCGGCGCCCTGCATGGCAGCCTCAGCCGAGGCACACAGGGTGATGTCGAAGCCATAGCCCGCCAGATTGGCGGCGCATCGCGCGCTCGCAGCAGGGTCGATGTCGTAGAGCCGCAGCCGGTCGACGCCGAGCAGCGCCTTGAAGGCGAGCGCCTGAAATTCCGACTGCGCGCCGTTGCCGATCAGGGCCATGCAGCGCGCGCCCGGCGGGGCCAGATGGAGCGCCGCCAGGGCCGAGGTCGCGGCGGTTCGCAGCGCGGTCAGGATCGTCATCTCGCTCAGCAGCAAAGGATAGCCCGTGGCGACGTCCGAGAGCACGCCGAAAGCAGTGACGGTCTGGCGCCCGTCGCGGGTGTTGCCGGGATGGCCGTTGACGTATTTGAACGCGTAGTGGGCGCCATCGCTGGTCGGCATCAGCTCGATGACGCCGCCGGGGCTGTGCGAGGCGACGCGAGCCGTCTTATCGAAGAGCTCCCAGCGTCGGAAATCGGCCTCGATGCAGCTCGCCAGCGCCGTGAGGGCGGTCTCGATGCCGCAGGCGCCGATGATCCGCATCATCCGCTCGACGCTGACGAAGCGCACGAGGTTGAGCTTGCGATCCATGGTCAGAAGCTCCGTGTCGGGCGGTCGAGCACGCGCCGGCCCATCAGGCTGGCGGCGAGATCGACCATCAGCCGGGCGGTGCGGCCGCGCTCGTCGAGGAAGGGGTTGAGCTCGACGAGATCGAGACTGGCGACGCGGCCGCTGTCATGGAGCATCTCCATGATCAGATGCGCCTCGCGGAAGGTGGCGCCGCCCAGCACGGTGGTGCCGACACCGGGCGCGATGTCGGGATCGAGGAAATCGACGTCGAGGCTGACATGAAGCAGGCCGTCCTGTGCCGCGACCTCGTCGAGAAAGCCGCGCAGCAGGGGGGCGACGCCCTCCTCGTCGATGGCGCGCATGTCGTGGACGCGAAGCCCCATGGCGGCCAGAACCTGCCGCTCCGCCGGATCGACGCTGCGCAGGCCCATCATGCAGATCCGCGCCGGATCGAGTGTGGCCGTGAGCGGCGGGAAGACACCCGCGAAGCCGGGCAGCCCGAGCGCATAGGCCATCGGCACGCCATGGAGATGGCCGCTTTCGGTCGACTCCAGCGTGTGGACGTCGGGATGCGCATCGAGCCAGAGGACGAAGAGCTTGCGGCCGCTCTCCTGCGCCCGGCGGGCATGGCCGGCGAGCGTCCCGGCCGCCAGGCTGTGGTCGCCGCCCAGCACGATCGGCATGCCCTCGGCCCCGGCCTCGTAGATGGCCTGCGACAGCGCCTGCGTCCAAGCGACGACCTCGGGCAGCGCATGGATGGCGGGGTTGGGGTGGCTCAGCGACTGCAGCGGCGCGGGCGCGACATTGCCGCGGTCGACGACGCCATGACCGAGCGAGCGCAGCGCCTCGCCGATGCCGGCAGCACGAAAAGCGCTCGGGCCCATGTCGCAGCCGAGCCGGCCTGTGCCGTCCTGCACCGGGGCCCCCAGGAGAATGCAGTTCGTCCGATCCATCGCGCCCTCGCTTGCTCGCGACGGGTCTAGGACGAGGGGCCGGCAGGACGAAGCAGCCAGATTGGCATAAATGGCGGCTTGATCTATCGTTTCGGCACCCTCGACTTCTCACAATGGCGGAGCCGGCCATGGACGACCTCGACCGCCGCCTCGTCACGCTGCTGCGCCGCAATGGCCGTCGCGCCATTTCCGACCTCGCGCTCGATCTCGGTGTCTCCCGGGCGACGGTTCGCTCCCGTCTGGAGCGTCTCGAACAGGCCGGCGAGATCGTCGGCTACACCGTGATCCTGCGGGCGGACGCGGTTTCGGCCCCGGTGCGGGGCATCACGCTGATCGAGGTCGAGGGCCGGGCCAAGGACCGCGTGGTGACGGCGCTCAGCGGCTTTGCCGAGATCACCGCCATCCACACCACCAGCGGCAAATGGGATCTGATCGCCGAGCTCGGCACGGACAGCTTGACGGCTCTGGACGCGGTGCTGACGCGGATGCGACTGATCGCGGGCATCGCGGCTTCCGAAACGCATCTGCTGCTGGCGACGCCGCGCAGCAGCCGGGCCGGGCTCGGCCCGGCGCAGCCCGGCTGAGCCATCCGCTCAGTCGTTGACGCGGTCGAGCCCAATCGTCAGCGAGATCGCCAGAAGGGCCAGCATCGCCAGCAGGATCTGCACGCTGGAAACGGCGGCGACCAATGGCGAGCTGCTGTTCTGGACGATCGCGAGCAGCTCGATTGGCAGCGGCCGGTCACGATAGCCATGGGTGAAGATCGTCACCGAGAGATTGTCGACGCCCTCGATGAAGGTGAAGACGGCGCCGGCCAGGATCGCCGGCAGCAGCAGCGGCAGCGTGATGGTGCGGAAGGTCTGCCAGCGGCTCGCGCCGAGATTGGCGGAGGCCTGCTCCAGCAGCGGGTCCAGCCGCTGCAGCCGCGCCATCACGGTGCGCACCATCACCGCCATGACATAGACCGAGAGCGAGACCGACTGCAGCCAGATCGATGGGCCGATGCCCAGCAGCGCGCCCGAGAACAGCACGGCGACCCCGAGGACGATACCC
This portion of the Bosea sp. OAE506 genome encodes:
- a CDS encoding acetamidase/formamidase family protein; translation: MTHHHLKASGATCHWGFFDAALKPKLVIASGDTVTVDTVTGAPEVHPKPGSGFTTPPEIADVHAHAEKTLPGHILTGPIAVEGAKPGHVLEVRIEDIQLRQDWGYNVIRPLAGTLQSDFHDVRLLHIPLDLNAKIGKLPWGLELELAPFFGVMGTAPPPAWGRVTSIVPRAFGGNLDNKEMVAGATIFLPVFVEGGLFSCGDGHAAQGDGEVCVTAIETALQGRFTFILREDLTFTYPRAETPTHYLTMGMDPDLDRCAEMALRDMIVLIGEVAGFSREDAYTLCSIAADLRVTQTVNGSKGIHCMLAKKLLLPKAA
- a CDS encoding isochorismatase family cysteine hydrolase; protein product: MHTIAIPDYVLQRVVERRGKVRLFEALDPARTALIVVDLQNGFMAPGQPAEIPYAREIVPNVNRIGQALRAAGGLVVYIQNTITEETQADWCVWFDNFTKGDFKQRMIAAFARGSFGHAIYPELEVLPGDWAVEKQRFGAFVEGSSTLHAQLQERGIDTLIIVGTATNVCCESTARDAMMMNYKVVFVSDANACRTDEEHNATLGNILALFGDVQSTDEVIAAIGAGATVLQAAE
- a CDS encoding SDR family oxidoreductase; amino-acid sequence: MDLGLKGKIALITGGSRGIGKATALLLAGEGVRLAIAARGADTLAATAAEIRDAGGEVLTIQADFRSPAESARAVAETMAAYGGLDILIANAGGSFGERELASASDADWEETFRFNVGHAIAALREATPALTRSDIGNAVFVASISGRAPAARGAQYAAAKAGLIHAARSLAWELGPQGIRVNAVSPGSTIFPGGGWERIRAERPEDFAKFEAEDFPAQRLGAVQEIADAITFVVSPRAAGINAADIHVDGGQRRPSIR
- a CDS encoding amidase family protein, which codes for MNAAAKSSLLHLSLTDAADALKDGSVTAVELTTVALEAFTRVDKAINSAIWLEGAAALEAAEALDKKRKSGATLGPLHGLPLAHKDMYYKAGKLSTCGSAIRKDFRPGYTATVMERLEDAGSVTLGGLNMAEFAQNPTGHNQHYGHCRNPWHTDYCTGGSSSGSGAAVAARLVYGALGSDTGGSIRLPAAICGVTGIKATQTRVSRHGVMPLSFSADNVGPLTQTARDAARFLGVIAGQDPKDPTSSAEPVPDYEAALTGDIRGMRIGVPTNYFFDGIDPEVQAAFDAMVAVLEARGAVIVPVTIPHMDAVATYGGIVSRVEGGTIHAQWMRQRPQDYAVHLSGRLYPSQGIPGTYYLEALARRGAILKAVAAAVFGVCDAFITPTLRMKVPTLLATDIDAGTPGAIETFQDVSINTRPINYLGLPSVSVPCGLDSNGLPIGFQIQGRPFAEARVLKIADAYQRDTDWHRRLPPNVS
- a CDS encoding ornithine cyclodeaminase, whose protein sequence is MDRKLNLVRFVSVERMMRIIGACGIETALTALASCIEADFRRWELFDKTARVASHSPGGVIELMPTSDGAHYAFKYVNGHPGNTRDGRQTVTAFGVLSDVATGYPLLLSEMTILTALRTAATSALAALHLAPPGARCMALIGNGAQSEFQALAFKALLGVDRLRLYDIDPAASARCAANLAGYGFDITLCASAEAAMQGAEIVTTATADKASATILTDNMVGAGIHINAVGGDCPGKTELHPDILRRSAIFVEYPPQTRIEGEIQQLAPDHPVTELWRVVAGQHPGRHDPRQITLFDSVGFAIEDFSALRWLAQEAQRQREYDELDLLADPDEPRDLFGMLLRAQAAVA
- a CDS encoding ABC transporter permease, which codes for MKRIDGAELLDRLGIGFIIALAVLALTLLLLPAVIVVMMSFDTRGYISFPPAGFTLDWYVKVFNQPVLVNAMWTSIKVGLYVTALCIVLGVPTALACARGDFRGATALSVFVLVPHMVPGIVLGVAVLFSGALLGIGPSIWLQSVSLSVYVMAVMVRTVMARLQRLDPLLEQASANLGASRWQTFRTITLPLLLPAILAGAVFTFIEGVDNLSVTIFTHGYRDRPLPIELLAIVQNSSSPLVAAVSSVQILLAMLALLAISLTIGLDRVND
- the rocF gene encoding arginase, translating into MDRTNCILLGAPVQDGTGRLGCDMGPSAFRAAGIGEALRSLGHGVVDRGNVAPAPLQSLSHPNPAIHALPEVVAWTQALSQAIYEAGAEGMPIVLGGDHSLAAGTLAGHARRAQESGRKLFVLWLDAHPDVHTLESTESGHLHGVPMAYALGLPGFAGVFPPLTATLDPARICMMGLRSVDPAERQVLAAMGLRVHDMRAIDEEGVAPLLRGFLDEVAAQDGLLHVSLDVDFLDPDIAPGVGTTVLGGATFREAHLIMEMLHDSGRVASLDLVELNPFLDERGRTARLMVDLAASLMGRRVLDRPTRSF
- a CDS encoding DMT family transporter codes for the protein MSEDDAGARAVAFLPDEALPEPAPELVTVEASADSLAAAASILAASALPAAANALPTARARHRDRARGWWRAATPNLRGSLLMIAAFSAFAVMMTLIKLAGGRVPLPQILIVRQLVMTLILALVVGRALPRIMHTSRPGLQFLRGMFSLGAMLCGFTALIYLPMAEATALGFAQVLFVTLLAILILGEVVDRRRWIALAIGFAGVFVMLRPGGEAMSGYALLAILGALFGAGITISVRVLGQSERTETILFWQGAVVLIALGAPAVFLWTHPTPVEWVLMIGIGVVGTAGQWLVTRAYQMGEASALAPLDFVRLLLATLSGYLVFAELPNLVTIVGAALVAGGTLYTMRHNAGARRLAATPLPDNPPA
- a CDS encoding Lrp/AsnC family transcriptional regulator, whose product is MDDLDRRLVTLLRRNGRRAISDLALDLGVSRATVRSRLERLEQAGEIVGYTVILRADAVSAPVRGITLIEVEGRAKDRVVTALSGFAEITAIHTTSGKWDLIAELGTDSLTALDAVLTRMRLIAGIAASETHLLLATPRSSRAGLGPAQPG